In Leptolyngbya sp. CCY15150, a genomic segment contains:
- the tadA gene encoding tRNA adenosine(34) deaminase TadA: MQIPPPALTDPTYLAHYHWMSRAIALAAAAGAAGEVPVGAVIINADQQLIAEGENRRERDHDPTAHAEVVALRQAGAVLGTWHLDDCILYVTLEPCPMCAGAIVQSRLAQVIYGTDDPKAGALRTVLNIPDSAASNHRPQIWTGILGSTCRQQLQDWFAQRRRS; encoded by the coding sequence GTGCAGATTCCGCCGCCCGCCCTCACCGACCCCACCTACCTCGCCCATTATCATTGGATGAGTCGAGCGATCGCCCTAGCGGCGGCGGCGGGTGCAGCCGGGGAGGTGCCGGTGGGTGCTGTGATTATTAATGCCGACCAGCAACTGATTGCTGAAGGCGAAAATCGTCGAGAACGCGACCATGATCCCACCGCTCACGCAGAAGTGGTGGCCCTTCGCCAAGCGGGTGCCGTCTTGGGAACCTGGCATCTAGACGACTGCATTCTCTACGTCACCCTCGAACCCTGCCCCATGTGTGCCGGGGCGATCGTCCAGTCTCGTCTAGCTCAGGTGATTTACGGCACCGATGATCCGAAGGCCGGTGCCCTACGAACCGTGCTGAATATTCCCGACAGCGCCGCCTCCAACCATCGTCCCCAAATCTGGACGGGCATTTTGGGTAGCACCTGTCGGCAACAACTGCAAGACTGGTTTGCCCAGCGTCGCCGCTCATAA
- a CDS encoding DUF2839 domain-containing protein, whose protein sequence is MGEAKRRKEILGEEYGKEGNIYPWLPIKKSQAQKFVQLSTQGAWIGIGVLVLYWVTVRLLGPSLGWWELNG, encoded by the coding sequence ATGGGCGAAGCAAAACGTCGTAAAGAAATTTTGGGCGAAGAGTATGGCAAAGAGGGCAACATCTACCCATGGTTGCCAATCAAGAAGAGCCAAGCTCAGAAATTTGTGCAACTGAGCACCCAGGGCGCATGGATTGGCATTGGTGTACTTGTACTTTACTGGGTCACGGTGCGCTTGCTTGGCCCGAGTCTTGGCTGGTGGGAACTCAACGGCTAG
- a CDS encoding SIMPL domain-containing protein (The SIMPL domain is named for its presence in mouse protein SIMPL (signalling molecule that associates with mouse pelle-like kinase). Bacterial member BP26, from Brucella, was shown to assemble into a channel-like structure, while YggE from E. coli has been associated with resistance to oxidative stress.), with product MTTQLCRGSRSTLLRYGLPLLLGLPLVIGSVEYLFPQPAAAQEQMMRTLTVTGTGDIEIPTSLTLVQLGVEVQERTAEATQEAIAERSSSLVEFLRSQNVSELQTTGINLYARYDYNDGSNTLIGYTGSNTVSFQVPTDRAGEILDQAVSAGATQINGVSFVATDEAIAAAQADALQAATQEAQQQADVVLASLGLSRQEIVSIQINGATPPPMVPMYEAAMLSDRAASSPVIGGDQTVSASVTLQIRY from the coding sequence ATGACTACTCAGCTTTGTCGCGGTTCTCGCTCTACCCTACTTCGCTACGGTTTGCCCTTACTGCTGGGTCTTCCCCTCGTGATCGGCAGCGTCGAGTACCTCTTCCCCCAACCGGCCGCCGCCCAAGAACAGATGATGCGCACCCTCACAGTCACTGGTACTGGTGATATTGAAATTCCCACAAGCCTCACCCTTGTGCAGCTTGGTGTTGAAGTGCAGGAACGCACCGCCGAGGCCACCCAAGAAGCGATCGCTGAGCGCTCCAGCTCCCTAGTAGAATTTCTGCGATCGCAAAATGTCAGTGAGCTGCAGACCACGGGCATCAACCTCTACGCCCGCTATGACTACAACGATGGCAGCAATACCCTGATCGGCTACACCGGTAGCAACACCGTGAGCTTCCAAGTGCCCACCGATCGCGCTGGTGAGATCCTCGACCAGGCCGTCTCTGCTGGAGCCACCCAAATCAACGGCGTCAGCTTTGTGGCCACCGATGAAGCGATCGCCGCCGCTCAAGCCGATGCTCTACAGGCCGCTACCCAAGAGGCCCAACAGCAGGCAGATGTGGTTTTAGCCAGCTTAGGGTTGAGCCGCCAGGAAATTGTCAGCATTCAAATCAATGGGGCAACGCCTCCCCCCATGGTGCCGATGTATGAAGCAGCAATGTTGAGCGATCGCGCCGCTAGCTCGCCGGTGATCGGCGGCGACCAAACGGTATCGGCCTCCGTGACCTTGCAAATTCGCTACTAG
- a CDS encoding transposase yields the protein MPRRACFKIGCYYHLYNRGNNYQDIFFCRDNYLHFLRLLRQHLVEQGVDILAYCLMPNHYHLLIQSQTSDVSSRMRSLSLAYTKAMNRRYGRVGSLFQGRFQSICVESDDYLCQLTQYIHSNPVKAGLVAAPENWEFSSYPDYANLRQGTLPNLSTMQLFLGSETKYQQWLLESSSTLKPHTKVLLLDE from the coding sequence ATGCCGCGTCGTGCCTGTTTTAAGATAGGTTGCTACTATCACCTCTACAACCGAGGAAATAACTATCAAGATATCTTTTTCTGCCGAGATAATTATCTTCATTTTCTGCGTTTACTACGTCAGCATTTAGTAGAGCAGGGTGTTGATATTTTAGCCTACTGTCTGATGCCCAATCATTATCATCTATTGATTCAGAGCCAGACCTCTGATGTTTCAAGTAGGATGCGATCGCTCTCCTTGGCTTATACCAAAGCTATGAATCGCCGCTATGGGCGGGTTGGATCGTTATTCCAAGGGCGATTTCAGTCTATCTGTGTCGAGAGCGATGACTACTTATGCCAGTTGACGCAGTATATTCATAGCAATCCTGTTAAGGCTGGGCTAGTTGCAGCGCCCGAAAACTGGGAATTTTCTAGTTATCCAGACTATGCTAATCTCCGTCAAGGTACGTTGCCTAACCTTAGCACGATGCAATTGTTCTTGGGTTCAGAAACAAAGTACCAGCAGTGGCTGCTAGAATCCTCCAGTACCTTAAAACCTCACACCAAGGTTCTGCTGCTAGACGAGTAA
- the rimM gene encoding ribosome maturation factor RimM (Essential for efficient processing of 16S rRNA), whose product MPNPSDWIEIGKIVAPQGLVGELRVYPSSDFPERFLEPGQRWMRSPKGGDPTLVYLQSGRYVEGKNLYVIRLEGITSRAQAETLRDYELLVPESDRLPLDPHEFHVADLIGLTVIDQHSQDLVGTVVDVMSTGHDMLVVERPSSGTPEPEEPVEPVEPTPHHPDRRKSAKTPRAKKRQTPPLLIPFVEAIVPVVDLEQQRIEITPPEGLLD is encoded by the coding sequence ATGCCCAACCCCTCTGACTGGATTGAAATTGGCAAAATCGTCGCGCCCCAAGGGCTGGTCGGCGAACTGCGCGTTTACCCAAGCTCCGACTTCCCCGAACGGTTTCTTGAACCGGGGCAACGCTGGATGCGATCGCCCAAGGGAGGAGACCCGACCCTGGTGTATCTGCAGTCTGGGCGCTATGTGGAGGGCAAGAATCTCTATGTCATTCGCCTAGAAGGTATTACCAGCCGCGCCCAGGCAGAAACCCTGCGCGACTATGAGCTGCTGGTGCCCGAGAGCGATCGCCTCCCTCTCGACCCCCATGAATTTCATGTGGCAGATTTGATTGGTCTGACCGTGATTGACCAGCATAGCCAAGATCTAGTCGGCACCGTCGTGGATGTGATGTCTACCGGGCATGACATGTTGGTAGTGGAGCGTCCGTCCTCCGGAACGCCAGAGCCCGAGGAGCCGGTGGAACCGGTGGAACCGACGCCCCACCATCCCGATCGCCGTAAGTCTGCCAAGACTCCTCGCGCCAAAAAACGCCAAACGCCGCCCTTACTGATTCCCTTCGTGGAAGCGATCGTGCCGGTGGTGGATTTAGAGCAGCAGCGGATCGAAATTACACCGCCGGAGGGGCTGCTGGATTAG
- a CDS encoding aspartate carbamoyltransferase catalytic subunit: protein MPPSPDWTRRHILSLADFTPAEYNTILQTAVSFREVLSRRTKKVPALQGKVVANLFFESSTRTRSSFELAAKRLSADSLNFAPGTSSLTKGETILDTAKTYLAMGTDLMVIRHRDAGVPTAIAQEMERLGTQVGVLNAGDGQHEHPSQALLDLFTMCCCLDADEPRLEQLQGKKIAIIGDILHSRVARSNLWSLTASGAEVHLAAPPTLLPAYFAEMIAAATDLPRSITLHWDLEPALEQADFVMTLRLQKERMTQHLLPSLREYHQQFGITRDRLRLCQPSVRLLHPGPVNRGVEISSDLMDDPVLSLVSQQVTSGVAIRMALLYLMASGQD from the coding sequence ATGCCTCCTTCACCAGATTGGACTCGTCGTCACATTCTTTCGCTAGCGGACTTCACCCCAGCGGAATACAACACCATCTTGCAAACGGCAGTCAGCTTCCGTGAGGTTTTGTCGCGCCGCACCAAAAAGGTACCCGCCCTGCAAGGCAAAGTGGTCGCCAATCTATTTTTTGAATCCTCCACCCGCACCCGCAGCAGCTTTGAGCTAGCCGCCAAACGCCTCTCCGCCGATAGTCTCAACTTTGCCCCCGGTACGTCATCTCTGACCAAGGGTGAAACCATCCTCGATACCGCCAAGACCTATCTAGCCATGGGCACCGATTTGATGGTGATTCGCCATCGGGATGCCGGTGTGCCAACGGCGATCGCCCAGGAGATGGAGCGCCTCGGCACCCAGGTGGGCGTTCTCAATGCCGGCGATGGCCAGCACGAGCATCCTTCCCAAGCGCTGCTGGATTTATTTACCATGTGCTGCTGCTTAGATGCCGATGAGCCTCGGCTAGAACAGTTGCAGGGCAAGAAAATTGCCATCATCGGCGATATTCTGCACTCGCGGGTGGCGCGATCGAACCTTTGGAGCCTGACCGCTAGCGGTGCCGAGGTTCACCTAGCTGCCCCACCCACCCTCCTACCCGCCTACTTTGCCGAAATGATCGCCGCTGCCACCGATCTGCCCCGCAGCATCACCCTGCACTGGGACTTAGAACCTGCCTTAGAGCAAGCCGACTTTGTGATGACCCTGCGGCTGCAAAAAGAGCGCATGACCCAGCACCTCTTGCCCAGCCTGCGAGAATATCACCAGCAGTTTGGCATCACCCGCGATCGCCTCCGATTATGCCAACCCAGCGTGCGCCTGCTCCATCCCGGCCCCGTCAACCGTGGTGTGGAAATTAGCTCCGACCTGATGGATGATCCTGTCCTAAGCTTAGTGTCTCAGCAGGTGACCAGCGGCGTTGCCATTCGCATGGCGCTACTCTACTTAATGGCAAGTGGACAGGACTGA
- a CDS encoding molybdenum cofactor biosynthesis protein MoaE codes for MDVSRSQLLQAPILEADHVAITFAPLSLDEVYGLADDAANGAIVVMSGMVRNQTEGRPVVALEYQAYEPMAIRVFQQIAADIRQRWPITHTVIRHRTGRLAVGDISVLVAVGSPHRSEAFAACQYAIDTLKHNAPIWKKEHWADGSSSWVSIGACEQEDGVC; via the coding sequence ATGGATGTATCTCGATCTCAACTCCTGCAAGCTCCTATCCTGGAAGCTGATCACGTCGCGATCACCTTCGCACCGCTGTCCCTAGACGAGGTCTATGGCTTAGCCGATGATGCAGCCAATGGAGCGATCGTGGTGATGAGCGGCATGGTGCGCAATCAAACTGAGGGGCGTCCGGTGGTGGCGCTGGAATATCAGGCCTACGAGCCGATGGCTATTCGCGTTTTTCAGCAAATCGCCGCCGATATTCGCCAGCGATGGCCGATTACCCATACCGTGATTCGCCATCGCACCGGACGCTTGGCGGTGGGCGATATTAGTGTCTTGGTAGCCGTCGGCAGTCCCCATCGTTCTGAGGCGTTCGCTGCCTGCCAATATGCGATCGATACGCTCAAACATAATGCTCCTATCTGGAAAAAGGAACATTGGGCTGATGGATCCAGTAGTTGGGTGAGTATTGGTGCCTGTGAGCAAGAGGATGGGGTCTGTTAA
- a CDS encoding YifB family Mg chelatase-like AAA ATPase, with product MLARIWSAALVGIDAIKVGVEVDLSGGLPGTVVVGLPDTAVQESRERVKAALKNAGYAFPMKKIVVNLAPADLRKEGPSFDLPISVGILAASEQVASDRLDEYLFLGELSLDGSLRPVAGVLAIAAAAKRMGIQGMVVPEANAQEAAVVDGLAVYGFANLGAVADFLNNPAHYQPLHVDGRAALAQSPLNALDLKDVKGQAQARRALEIAAAGGHNLVFVGPPGSGKTMLARRLPGILPPLSFDEALEVTKIHSVAGLLRDRGSLVSDRPFRSPHHSASGPSLVGGGSFPRPGEISLSHRGILFLDELTEFKRDVLEFLRQPLEDGYVTISRTRQTVVFPAQFTLIASTNPCPCGYFGDTIQPCTCSPRHREQYWARLSGPLMDRIDLQVAVNRLKPEEITQQPTGESSQSIRDRVQAARDRASQRFAGEPLCSNAEMQSRHLRQWCPLDDASRGLLEGAIRKLGLSARATDRILKVARTIADLAGDDTLQAHHIAEAIQYRTIDRMQ from the coding sequence ATGCTAGCGAGAATTTGGAGTGCTGCTTTAGTTGGCATTGATGCCATCAAGGTTGGCGTTGAGGTCGATTTATCCGGTGGCTTACCGGGTACAGTCGTTGTGGGTTTACCAGATACCGCCGTGCAAGAATCGCGGGAACGGGTAAAAGCAGCGCTAAAAAATGCTGGCTACGCCTTTCCCATGAAGAAAATTGTAGTGAACCTGGCTCCGGCTGACCTGCGGAAAGAAGGGCCCAGCTTTGATCTGCCGATCAGCGTGGGTATTTTAGCGGCGTCTGAACAAGTGGCCAGCGATCGCCTCGATGAGTATCTATTTCTAGGAGAATTGTCCCTAGATGGCAGTCTGCGCCCCGTGGCAGGGGTGTTGGCGATCGCGGCAGCCGCCAAGCGCATGGGTATTCAGGGCATGGTGGTTCCCGAAGCCAATGCCCAAGAAGCGGCTGTTGTAGACGGGTTAGCGGTCTATGGCTTTGCGAACCTCGGTGCCGTTGCCGACTTTTTGAATAATCCAGCTCACTATCAACCGCTGCACGTTGATGGTCGGGCAGCCTTGGCGCAATCGCCCCTCAACGCTCTAGATCTCAAAGACGTGAAGGGTCAAGCCCAGGCCCGTCGTGCCCTAGAAATTGCCGCCGCTGGCGGCCACAACCTCGTGTTCGTCGGGCCACCCGGCAGCGGTAAAACCATGCTAGCCCGACGCTTACCTGGCATTTTGCCGCCCCTGAGTTTTGATGAAGCCCTAGAGGTCACCAAAATCCACTCTGTAGCCGGACTCCTGCGCGATCGCGGCTCCTTGGTGAGCGATCGCCCCTTCCGCAGCCCCCACCATTCCGCATCCGGCCCTTCCCTGGTGGGTGGCGGTAGCTTTCCAAGACCCGGCGAAATTTCCTTGTCCCACCGAGGCATCTTATTTTTAGATGAGTTAACCGAATTTAAGCGAGACGTCCTAGAATTTCTGCGCCAGCCCTTAGAAGATGGCTACGTGACCATTTCCCGCACCCGTCAAACCGTTGTCTTTCCTGCCCAATTTACCTTAATTGCTAGCACCAATCCCTGTCCCTGTGGCTACTTTGGTGACACCATCCAGCCCTGCACCTGCAGCCCGCGCCACCGCGAACAATATTGGGCACGCTTATCGGGCCCCTTGATGGATCGAATTGACCTCCAAGTTGCCGTCAACCGCCTGAAGCCCGAGGAGATTACGCAGCAACCAACAGGAGAATCATCCCAATCGATTCGCGATCGCGTCCAAGCAGCTCGCGATCGCGCTAGCCAACGCTTTGCCGGAGAGCCCCTCTGCTCCAATGCAGAAATGCAAAGTCGACATCTTCGCCAGTGGTGTCCGCTTGATGATGCTTCACGGGGACTGCTAGAAGGTGCGATTCGCAAGCTAGGTCTTTCCGCCCGCGCCACCGATCGCATCCTCAAAGTCGCTCGCACAATCGCTGATCTAGCAGGAGATGATACACTCCAAGCTCACCACATCGCTGAGGCTATTCAATATCGCACCATCGATCGGATGCAGTGA
- a CDS encoding Glu/Leu/Phe/Val dehydrogenase: MLHSTLSDANLRLEKALRYVTISNDAIERLKYPKASLCVSIPVRMDDGSLRVFQGYRVRYDDTRGPTKGGVRFHPNVSLDEVQSLAFWMTFKCAALNLPFGGAKGGITINPKDFSKFELERLSRGYVDAIANFIGPDVDIPAPDVYTNPMIMGWMMDQYSIIRRKITPAVVTGKPISMGGSLGRETATAMGAFFVIHTLMEKLGRTSTDLTVAIQGFGNAGGVLAELLAKANYRVVAVSDSQGGIYAKTGLDIPSIRQYKESSRGIKAVYCEGTVCNIVEHRVITNAELLELDVDILIPAALENQITEENAPRIKAPYIFEVANGPVTSAADEILEQRGIQVFPDILVNAGGVTVSYFEWVQNRSGYYWSLNEVNSRLQERIVEETNRIWDLSQDLGISMRTAAYVHALNRLEDAVQAKGTRDYYMS, encoded by the coding sequence ATGCTGCACTCCACCCTCTCCGATGCCAATCTGCGCTTAGAAAAAGCACTGCGCTACGTCACCATCTCTAATGACGCCATTGAGCGCTTAAAGTATCCCAAGGCCAGTCTATGTGTTTCCATTCCCGTGCGTATGGACGACGGTAGTCTACGGGTCTTCCAGGGCTATCGCGTACGCTACGACGACACCCGCGGCCCCACCAAAGGCGGTGTGCGCTTCCATCCTAATGTGTCGCTGGATGAAGTGCAGTCCCTCGCCTTTTGGATGACCTTCAAATGCGCAGCGCTGAACCTGCCCTTTGGCGGCGCAAAGGGAGGGATCACGATCAATCCCAAAGATTTCTCTAAGTTTGAGCTGGAACGTCTCAGTCGTGGCTATGTGGATGCGATCGCCAATTTTATTGGCCCAGATGTGGATATTCCTGCCCCGGATGTTTACACCAATCCCATGATCATGGGCTGGATGATGGATCAATACAGCATCATTCGCCGAAAAATTACCCCGGCGGTGGTCACGGGCAAGCCGATTTCCATGGGCGGCAGTCTGGGGCGGGAAACAGCGACAGCCATGGGTGCCTTTTTCGTCATCCATACCCTGATGGAAAAGTTAGGGCGGACATCAACTGACCTGACCGTTGCCATCCAGGGCTTTGGCAATGCCGGTGGTGTATTAGCAGAACTCCTGGCCAAGGCCAACTATCGAGTAGTCGCGGTGAGCGATTCCCAAGGCGGCATCTATGCCAAAACTGGGTTGGATATTCCCAGCATCCGCCAATATAAAGAATCGAGTCGGGGGATCAAGGCGGTCTACTGTGAAGGTACGGTGTGCAACATTGTGGAACACCGAGTGATCACCAATGCAGAACTGCTGGAACTGGATGTGGATATCCTGATCCCGGCGGCGCTGGAAAATCAGATTACGGAAGAGAATGCACCGCGCATCAAGGCTCCCTATATTTTTGAGGTCGCCAATGGCCCTGTCACCTCCGCTGCCGACGAGATTCTAGAGCAACGAGGTATCCAGGTCTTCCCCGATATTTTGGTGAATGCGGGCGGTGTGACGGTGAGCTATTTTGAATGGGTGCAAAACCGCAGTGGCTATTATTGGTCGCTAAATGAGGTGAACAGTCGCCTGCAGGAACGCATAGTGGAGGAAACCAACCGCATTTGGGATCTATCCCAGGATCTGGGCATCTCCATGCGCACGGCGGCCTACGTCCATGCCCTCAATCGCTTGGAGGATGCCGTGCAGGCCAAGGGCACCCGCGATTACTACATGAGCTAG
- a CDS encoding L,D-transpeptidase, translated as MRLIKFVSLAAIATLSVGLWSTPALLHLPMAATPAQSDWISGWVDDLKNSNQRWILVDLSSQRLTAWEGDNPVYSVIISSGREGERTPTGVFWVQARYVSSRMQGEGYDIPDVPYAMYYDGNYAIHGTYWHNSFGTPVSNGCINVAVNHAEWLYNWSSMETAVVVRD; from the coding sequence ATGCGCCTGATCAAATTCGTTTCATTGGCCGCGATCGCTACCTTGTCGGTAGGACTTTGGAGTACTCCAGCTTTACTCCACCTGCCCATGGCCGCAACACCAGCCCAGAGTGACTGGATTTCTGGCTGGGTCGATGATCTGAAAAACTCTAATCAACGCTGGATCTTAGTTGATTTATCAAGTCAGCGGTTGACGGCTTGGGAGGGTGACAACCCAGTCTATAGCGTGATTATTTCCAGTGGACGGGAGGGTGAACGTACCCCGACGGGCGTGTTTTGGGTGCAGGCTCGGTATGTTTCATCGCGGATGCAGGGGGAGGGCTATGACATTCCTGATGTGCCCTATGCCATGTACTACGACGGCAACTACGCGATTCATGGCACCTACTGGCACAACAGCTTTGGCACACCCGTGAGCAACGGCTGTATCAATGTGGCGGTCAACCATGCAGAGTGGCTGTATAACTGGTCGTCTATGGAAACTGCAGTGGTTGTGCGCGATTAA
- the grxC gene encoding glutaredoxin 3: protein MFDALNSFLGRHPERMKAQVEIYTWQTCPFCIRAKILLSWKGVSYTEYKIDGDGAARMYMAERANGRRSVPQIFVNNQHIGGCDDLYSLDRQGQLDPLLTQDMADA, encoded by the coding sequence ATGTTTGATGCTCTCAACTCTTTCCTGGGTCGGCATCCAGAACGCATGAAAGCTCAGGTGGAAATCTACACCTGGCAAACCTGCCCCTTCTGCATTCGCGCTAAGATTCTGCTGAGCTGGAAGGGCGTGTCCTACACCGAATATAAAATTGACGGCGATGGTGCTGCCCGAATGTACATGGCAGAACGGGCCAATGGTCGTCGTTCGGTACCCCAAATTTTTGTGAATAACCAGCACATTGGCGGCTGTGACGATCTCTATAGCCTCGATCGCCAAGGGCAACTCGATCCTTTGCTGACCCAAGACATGGCCGACGCCTAG
- a CDS encoding Fur family transcriptional regulator, whose product MQQDAIAQTPLRSLDDAVERCQTLGMRLSKQRRFILELLWQAQEHLSAREIYDRLNQQGKIIGHTSVYQNLEALSDRGIIECIERSDGRLYGNISDPHSHVNCLDTQQIMDVHIELPADLLRQVEEQTGVRITQYSIDFYGYKAAQ is encoded by the coding sequence ATGCAACAGGATGCGATCGCTCAAACCCCTCTTCGTTCCTTGGATGATGCTGTGGAACGATGTCAGACCCTTGGAATGCGCCTGAGTAAGCAACGACGCTTCATTTTAGAATTACTGTGGCAAGCCCAAGAGCATCTGTCTGCACGGGAAATTTACGATCGCCTCAACCAGCAAGGCAAGATTATTGGTCACACCTCGGTCTACCAAAATCTAGAGGCCCTATCCGATCGAGGGATTATTGAATGCATCGAGCGATCCGACGGTCGGCTCTATGGCAACATCAGCGATCCCCACAGCCATGTCAACTGCCTCGATACACAGCAGATTATGGATGTGCATATCGAGTTGCCGGCTGATCTGTTGCGCCAAGTGGAAGAACAAACCGGTGTGCGCATCACCCAATATTCCATTGATTTCTACGGCTATAAAGCGGCGCAGTAG
- a CDS encoding pentapeptide repeat-containing protein, with protein MADPQHLAQLQAGPSVWNQWRQDHPRIPIDLSHASLRRQDLSGIDLSEANLAHADLRGATLRQANLRHANLCYVNGRDAQVQQTSLEGAIAWESDFRGASLRSSSLVNADFRDTNFGEADLINTDASHAYLSGVNLEGAYAIGTLFRGTNLRWANLREANLKQANLTDAYLRWGNCYGTNFYQSILAHADVSEGNFAEANLTHSNLQGIQALGTNFQRAKFTAACIEHWRINSDTRFDQGVCDYIFLQEGDRFPQRGQLSGLAFESLMQRTLATVKLSFSYGLNWYAFAQAIRRTDTQNPEAQISIQDISHTIHQGVSVLIRTAPQANHDKIYHDFMISYERALNLSRAVQARRRSPNADRPDQLLDHVLTVSKHLSHSHIQHGRPRRSPPELP; from the coding sequence ATGGCAGATCCACAGCACCTTGCCCAGCTTCAAGCCGGCCCATCCGTCTGGAATCAATGGCGACAGGATCATCCTCGTATTCCTATTGACTTATCCCATGCATCCCTACGCCGGCAAGACTTAAGCGGCATTGATCTTTCCGAAGCAAACTTGGCCCATGCCGATCTACGGGGAGCCACCTTGCGGCAGGCCAACCTACGCCATGCAAACCTTTGCTACGTCAACGGTCGTGATGCTCAGGTGCAACAGACTAGCCTGGAAGGAGCGATCGCTTGGGAAAGTGATTTTCGCGGCGCTAGCCTGCGGAGCAGTTCCTTAGTGAATGCCGACTTTCGCGACACCAACTTTGGTGAAGCCGACTTGATCAACACCGATGCTAGTCATGCCTACCTCAGCGGCGTCAACCTAGAGGGAGCCTACGCCATCGGTACCCTATTTCGCGGTACGAACCTGCGCTGGGCCAATCTTCGAGAAGCCAATCTTAAGCAGGCTAACTTAACCGACGCCTACCTACGCTGGGGCAATTGCTATGGCACCAATTTTTACCAATCGATCTTGGCCCATGCGGACGTCAGCGAAGGTAATTTTGCCGAAGCCAACCTCACCCACAGCAATCTACAGGGCATCCAAGCCCTCGGCACCAACTTCCAGCGAGCAAAATTCACCGCTGCCTGTATCGAACATTGGCGGATTAATAGCGACACCCGCTTTGACCAAGGCGTCTGCGACTATATTTTTTTACAAGAAGGCGATCGCTTCCCCCAACGCGGGCAGTTGTCGGGTCTGGCTTTTGAGAGCCTGATGCAGCGCACCTTAGCCACCGTCAAGCTCTCGTTTAGCTATGGGCTCAACTGGTATGCGTTCGCCCAAGCCATCCGCCGCACAGATACCCAAAACCCCGAGGCGCAGATTTCCATTCAAGATATCAGCCACACCATCCACCAAGGCGTGTCGGTATTAATTAGAACCGCCCCCCAGGCAAATCACGATAAGATCTACCACGACTTCATGATCTCCTACGAACGCGCCCTGAATCTATCCAGAGCAGTGCAAGCTCGGCGACGTTCCCCCAACGCCGATCGCCCAGACCAGCTTTTAGATCATGTGCTGACCGTCAGCAAACATCTAAGCCACAGCCATATCCAGCATGGTAGGCCAAGGCGATCGCCCCCAGAGCTGCCGTAG